Sequence from the Xiphophorus couchianus chromosome 23, X_couchianus-1.0, whole genome shotgun sequence genome:
ctgttagaaccagaaacagaaccacagaagCTCATGTCTGGTTCCTGTTCTTAACTAACCTGCTGGTCTCTTTTTCAGGGAGACCCTCACGAGATCGTGCCCAGGATTCATAGAGAAACGATTAACTCTTTGATCGTAGAACCAATCGCCCGTCCTCTTCTTTACGTCCCTGAAATTTATTACAAACACATTCAGAGAAGTGTGGAAACAAGAATTTATACACACTAGGCATGAATATCTAGTTGGATACATGGCAGCAGGGGCTGGTGATGCAACTTCTGAATAAAAAGTCAGTGAATTTGATGCCGATTGTAGCAAAACAAGGTTGAATTTTTGCAGTAGATTAAAGAGTGTTTTTAGTTAAACATCTTGAATTTGTGTAGAACACTTTGAATTATCTTAAGGTCCTCAAGGCTCTATTCTTGAGTCACTTTTTGGCCATTTCTATCTGCTCCCCTCAGATCAGAGTGTGGAGTACAACATCTCATCATTAGCTGCCTTTTCATTGAACATATAATTGTGTAATCTGACATTTTGCCACCAAAAGGATTCACCTCCTTGGTTGTTTTAACCTTAAAACCTCCTAAAcagcaaataatttttatagGTACTGTATTTATGTATGCTGATGTATTTCTGTCACCACATAAGCATAGTCACTGGTTTAGTGACTCAGTTAGGGTTGTCAAAATTATCAATATCTAAATGTAATATATCCTGcaaaattaattacttaaagATGCTTATTTGCATCAATAGGTACAAACtgataaatttacatttgtCAAAGTAGTCTGATTTCTTCTGTCAGCAGTAATAGAAACTCAACCCCTTTacaatgagctgctgctggaagtTGGTTTGTGGCCCTTTGATTAATATTAAGTGGCCCCTGACAGCAATTCAATAAATTTGGCTATCCAACACgatttgtaatttttctaaGACGGTAATTTCCATGGCAAGTTTATATCTTcttgaatggaaaatgttaagtacaacacaaataatttttcttgagttatcctttttatattattatgtttttggtCGTGCCACAAACATCCAGCATGTTTCTATTCAGACTAAACAGACTCTGGCACACGCATCCATTACATTTGGCTAAATACAGCaaaggttgtaaaaaaaaatctcactttaGTTGCTgggaataaactttaaatattttataagcttataaaaatggaaattaagtGCAAGAAGCTAAATTActgtaaacattaaatatatttgccttAATGTGCAGGTAAAAGAGAAAGAattcacaataatattttttacatttttaattgagaaaaaaaagaacaaatttgcCCCTGAATATTTTCAGATTGGGGATTTTGGTTGGGCACTACTGCTTCAAACCAATGGCATAAAGGACTGAGGTGTTTCcatttgagacaaaaaaaaaaatctacaaattaaatcaagtctttaaaaaaatttgagtGGTTTTGAACAAATGCAGTAATAGTAATGACAGCAGATATGCAAGGATGAGGAAAACTATGGACAAAACAGTTCTTACGTTTCTTTGACACAAACGTTGCACAGCCAGGATCCGTTGGGCAGGACAGATTGGCAGTTTCGACACACGTAGTGACTGCATATTTTACACTGGTTGGAGAAAACCGGCAGACGACTCAGAGGCTCCTGGCATCGGCCACAGCTCCGCTCGCTGTAACTTCCACCGCCACGCTTGGCCCCTTTCCGTTTGATCTCCAGCAACTCCGACTTCAGCTTCCTGAGATAAATAACCAACAACCACCATATTTTTATGGCAATCTTTAAAGTATAACTTACTGTGTCACAAGAGGAACATAAAATTAAGGGAACCCCAACGTTTAAATCTCCTGGCCATAAAAACGTAACATGTTTTGGTACTCTCTGGTCTCTTCTCACCGTACTCGTTTGTCTTCCACCATCCTCAGCTCCTCATCCCGTCGCAGCACTTCCAGGATTAGCTCCCGTTCCGAATCGGACAGGAAGCCCAGGTTGATCAAATCAGGAGCCTCCGGCATTGTGTCTTTAACTAAGAACAGTCAGCTCAGGAGAACTGGGTCGACTTTATGGATGGCACATCGACATGAGGAGCCTGCAAAGAAGAAACCAATAGAAAGTTTCTGCAGAACTCGACAGAACCTGTAGCTCAACTCAGCAGGATGTGGTTCATTTGTAAAACCCAGAAAAACCAAATGGACCGAATGCTACATGCTATAACGATTAAACCACAtttcaaatgatcaaaaaaaaggtatttgaGTAAATCTTGatgtaaacatattttcccACAGCACTTTagtcagaaattttgaaaaaggATCACGACATGCAGTTCCCCacctaaaaaaaactaaacaaatgcataaaaagaagCAGGAGGATTTAAATATCCCACAGACATCCTCTGCTGGggttaaatgttttgattaatgAAGGCCGAAACAACATGAACTTGGCCATCATGGAGGGTTCCCACCCTGTAAAGATACAGAGAGCAGGGTGGAGTTCAACAGCATAATCATTTGTTTAAACTCAACATCAGTTTTATAGTAAGCCATATTCCCATCTCAAATAACAGCTTTCTAGGTTACCTTATAGCAAAAGCAAACATTACAGGAATAACCCACGTAACTTTTTCCTCATAGTTTGAATACCAACAGTTACACAGCACCTATAGGGCAACTTCTGGGTGATAAAACAACTACCAGGAACTGGTGATTTTAACAAAAGACAAGAACTGCTGCTAAAAAAGTTTATCAAGGTTTACCACGATGTACATATAAATCTATTGGCAAGTCGATAATGCAAATAAGAACAGATTTAAACTCACAAGTGACTACAACTCTCATATGGTCTTTAAAACTCACCGGTTTAggttaaacatttataaaatctgGCGATTAAAGCCCGGTTAATGAAGCCCACCATTACCAGTTAACCGCACCAACGTTGACGTTACGTTACGAGACTCAAACTGCAGCGCAAGTTACACCAACTATCCACGTTAACGACTACAGGCTGGTTTGAGTCGCATAGAAACGGGTGAAAACTGTAAGTCGGTACAGTTACATAAAAGTGTCTAAACTTATCTAGTTAATTGGTGAGAATTGCGCACACCTGTTGGTAAAAGGCGACACCAGTCCGCTGTCGGCGCTGACTCGGGTTACTGTGAGAGACAACGAcaggaaataaagagaaaaaacgATTAAGAGctgtaaaaatacagaaaccaTCAGACGATTCGGTAGAAGTAACTTCACTCACCCTATTTCACCGCCACGGTCCAAACCGCACCTCCACGCTGAGTAATATTCCTCCCTGCTCCAATGCCTGgcggtgttttctttttcttcctgccCTGCGGGATCCGAACCACTGCCCGGAAGATAAAGGAAAGTTTGCAGCACTCGGGTCGGAGTGCCTTTCCACATTTTCCATGACAGGTGCATTTCTTTTGCTCCGTTTACCACAGAATGAAACGCTGCATGTGGAAAAATCGGCCCATTAACAGTTTTTTCCTCACATCCCAgctccttttcttccttttggCTGGAAAGTTGGAACGGGAAGAACAACATTTCCCCTTAAATCCcgcaaaacatttaaagctccagaaaaaatggaaataatttaatgttcatttaacattttttctccttttcttttgattttcatcttttcgttaaagttttatgtaatcaaaataattttttaataaagataaGGTAATTCAAAGGTactttattttccccaacaTTTGTGTCCAAGTGTCTTCAAAGTCTTTGCTGTGTGCAGGAAGagtctccagtagcagtcagtcttgcagtgaacctgaagaggcctctgactgaagactgttgctttAAGACATGCCAACAGCTCAATTTCAAGAAATCTACAAAATTTTCAAATCTAACCAGTGTCTGTTggcacatttattaaaaatgaaatttaaataaacatttaaaataaaaataaaaatgttaaaaacaaaataagcattACAGGAAAGTCAGCCTCAATTTGAAGAGAGGAAAGGAGCCACAGTTTAGCAGCAATATTAATCAGGATAAACTATTTTGTAACCAGAAATAATTAATGTTGATATGTTCAGCATGTTGCTACCAACAAagctcattttttttctttaaaacaactttGACGTTTTGCTTTAGCAGATCGTTGAGAAGAAAAATCCCTTTTCTGGGAGCAAATCTTCCCTCATCTGCTCAACCGAGCTCAGATAGGATTATTGTGAGGGTCTCAGCATGTGATTCACATTATATCCACGCTAATAAAAGCATGCAGGGAATCGTCTACATGGAGGACTGACTCTCCTTCAAGAAAACACAGAAGGGAAAAAGTGTCTGTTTTACatcaaatatacagtatatgttcaTCGTAGGCTAGAAAACTATTTCAAGTGATAGGATTTGAagttattttgagaaaaagtcaAGAGTTCGACTTTATGTTCAAACGCTTATTTAGCATAaccctgcagagaaaaaagTAAGTATTTTATGGCtaatttgtgatttaaaattattttctatcttTTCATAAACTCTCATACTTGCTTTAATTGCTATAAAATGTAGAGATATCTGGTcttttctgtttggattttctgttttgatccttttgtttctgtgctTGCACTTCAAAAACACCATCCCTGTTGCaatgagaaataaatcaattaatcacatgataaattaaagcaacGTCAATCAtgtacattttcataatttattgtttttctcttttctttccctccttctaccaaaaactggatgttaAAATCTTCAGTCtcgtgttttggtctcaactggcctctttttttaaaggacaagtttgtttacagaaactaaataatcattttaatttgttgtttctgttgtttgtttatttttgatatttaaaatgtcatccagttccagtgtttattgatctttgagaatgtgttactgcatttttacttgaaaatggtctcaaaacaacaatattatcgtttattgcaataacttctgggacaatttatcgttcaacaaaaaaaaacttgccaagtatttttggtcgaatttctagtccaaatatcttagtacacttcaaataaggCAAACTAACTtccaagtaacttttaagcaacagataacagcttgttttaagtaagtaattccttacaattgatgaaaaagttctagttctactatttcacttataactggGGAAAAATATCataagtgacataatctgccaatgagactcgtattttttccatcaatattagtGAATTATTGATCTAAGcccctgtatcttgctgaaaagtcacttgtaagttattttgtcttatttaattaGATGTGTAAATATGTATAATGTGAGATATAGTTGGTTGAGACAATTGGGGCAAAAGTTTAATACTCCTTACCAAACTGGATATGATagttttgtattgtattttcaaattttaagtTTGATTATTATTAGGATTTtcgtttgttttcttcttagtttttacattttactctttcaaaataaataaagatttcatttcaagtgaactaagatatttgacctagaaactagaccaacatttcttggtaagatttcgtgtttttgcagtgtaagatGAACAAAAACCAGTtgggtaaaatgtttttagctcaccagaaaaaaataaaccaggtCTGACGGGGTTAAATAAAAGTGTTCTCGACCCTGCAGCCTTCTGTTATTTACTCCTGGgaataaaagcagcagtttttcGGTGCTAATTCAGGACGGTCTGCAGCCCAAGTCCAGCACAACATGGTGCACATGAGGCGCATAAGACTTCACATGCTCTATGTGCTGGATATTTATTTCCCATGATGCACCAGTGAGGTCCATGAACAGAGAAGTTATTCGGTTTGCGGTGTCACTGGCCCAGGCCCGCCACACCTCTCTGTCAGCGTTctttgcagaaacattttgaggAGCGGCGtcgccagcagcagcgttcggTAAAGGAGAGGTGACGTTCTGATGAATGTGCAAAACGCCGCCGGTCGTCTTCTTCAGCAGCCGACACGCAACGGGCCAGCCCTCCTCAGAGCTCGGGATGAGACCCAGGTTCACCCGGTCGGCGATATTACACAGCTGTACctgggaagaaaagaaaacaaaggcaaaaacataaaattttactaagtattttttgtatttttcagtgcaaataattcagtacacttgaaataagacaaaactaacttacaagtaactttttaacaagaaatagcactttgttttaagtaaataattccttaatattgatggaaaagtactagttccactgatTATAATAAGACAtatttcccatgttataagtgaactggtgttttctcatcaatattaaggagttattaacttaaaacaagctcctacatcttgcggaaaaaaataacatttctgataaTACTATcattttttgaattatttttatttatcgagacaacaacaaatcaaaattcttattattaaaacaagtaataaaatacatttttcattataaatGATATACGATGCAATAAACGCCCACTGATACTTTGTACATGGGACGCCAAACaactatttaaattttaaataatttattctacaaataaaaaatatttttaaaatactactaagtaaataaatgaatgaataaatacattttaagtctTAATccctgtaataaaaaaaataataaattgaaaaaatctaaataggcaaaaaacataaatatatatcattatattatattatattatattatattatattatattatatttcaatggcgaaaaaaaagttaattgttCCAACTCAGTCACATTGTGAGTTTCCCAATCGTACCAATAGGGGGTGGTACTGAGTTGAGCTTTAGCGGAATTGCCCCTCCTTAttttagatcagtggttcttaacctatTTTGAGGTGCCgaacccatcagtttcatatgcGCAGTCACCGAACCCTCCTTTAgtgatgaataaaatattttttttcccaaattcaagacataggtatatgttttttgctggtgcacaaaatgagccGTGTATGAACGTCActttgctcaaagaacaaaaccatgaactcacagcaagttacagtATGACTTCATTCTGGCCCCCCCAAAATATTTCGGCCCCATGAAAGAATTTCAGctcccaaaatatttttttactattttactaattaaaaataaatttggatttttttcaaagaattaaaatgtatttaataacttaattttttttattttaaattaaatttgtttttttgtcattttgaatccacaaaatacttttttggggccagaataaagtattgcACAAATGACATACCTGCGAATCAGTGTGACTTCTGCTGATGTTTTTGggagaccagttcagagaggcgtggcttcaccttggcaagtgcgtcttcagagcaaagtctgttcattttcttctctttttgctcgacatatttagtatgaattaaaatattaagaaagaaaccacgcGACGTACAACTACGACAACCGTTGAATACTGCGCGCACTAAATTCCCCGCAGCCCTGATTGGCCGAGCAATGTAACATGATCCTCTGCAGTAAGCGATGGCCAAGCGGGGCGTCATCACGACTTTACACAAGTGTGTCTTTACCTCCGCGGTAGAGGCTCTGCCGAACCCCTGAGACCGACTGATCGAACCCCTGGGGTTCGACcgaacccaggttaagaaccactgcttTAGATGCTTTCCTTCTCCAACGcagctgaatcaaatgaatggcagATGAGGgaattcagtcatttgattcagctatgttgaacacatttaaaaaaaaaaataaaaacaacaaaacaaaaccagccAAATGAAGACTCATTACTTGACGGCTGTCTCCTTGATGGATGGTGCAGCGCTCTGACACCCCATTTACTTCCAGGTTTTTCTGTAAAGCAGCAACGGCGTCAGGGTTCCACTCACAGGCGTGAACATGGCTGGCCTTCGCATGGACCAAATATGGCAGAGTGAAGTATCCAATACCTGACAGAAGGTAAAAATGGGACAATTACACAgcaaaatgccagaataattaaatgtattttcaatgttgacatcactctgaactatggaaaccgaAGAAGTTGGTGAAGAAAAATCCTTATTTCCAAAACGTAAATCTTCAGTAAGCATGTAAAATTTTTCTGGACGATGAAATGTCCCAGAACTTACTAAATAaaagtattgttgttttgagaccattttcaagtaataaagtttatattttaatgaacatttaacactggaacaaaacaacaaataaaatgaattatgaagtttctgtaaactaCATtgtccttcaaataaagtgctaGTTGAAGACTTTTCTCTTCCAccttttggtagaaagagagaaaagagaaaaacaataaatgatgcaaatggaaattattgaacttgctttaatttatcatgcgattaattgatttattgtttattgcaacaggcttaaTCTTAAAGAACCAAAACTTTGATTGAATGATAAAATCGATTCATCTCCCTGCCCTGACTAACACATTGAGCTTTAATTACCTGCATATAAGTCGACCACAGTCTCTCCACTGCAGTCAAATCCGGCCACACGGAGTTTCTCTGAGATGTTCCCGGCTGAGAACATGCATCTGGTGACATCAAACTcataactgaaacaaaaacaggttatTCATTAAGAGCATGtctataaaatatttagaaaagcaatcaaattatatatatgtatgcaCCTGATGCCATTGTCCACATGTTTGACCCAGCTGTTGTCGCCCAGCAGCATCGTTACCACAGGAGACCTGAATCTATCATCCCTGGATATCCGACTCATCTTTGCAAGCCGCTTCACCCTCAGCTCTTTGGTGACTGCACTCCATAACTGATCGCCTATATCAGAGaaaccaatcaatcaataaagtttatttgtataacacatttcagcagcaaggcagttcaaagtgctttacatcataaaaacacaaaatgacaaaGCTATAAAGAATAGAAGAAAAGAATTGgacaaacattatattttgtcatcgttacacatcaaaatgttgattaatgtttcatttattattaatcaaaagcaactctaagcagctgggttttagtctagatttaaagcaactctgtgtttcagatgttttgcagttttctggaagtttgttccagatttgtggtgcatagaagctgaatgctgcttctccatgtttggttctggggttCCTGAAGGGAATCACCTGCTGGTTCCTTTCAAACCTGGTTCTTAAAAGAACCAGGAGGTTGTCATAGGTTGCTATAACAACCTCCCAGATTCCTGggaggttgctatgacaacagcagatctttaatgtattgtggtgctaagctgttcagtgatttataaactaagaGCAGTGTCTTAGAACACTGgctctctgagctgcagggagccagtgtagcgactttagaactgggctgatgtgctctatcttcctggttttagtcagaatatgagcagcagcgttctggatcagctgcagctggaggattgatgaTTTTTTTAGTCAGACCTGTGAGGGCTttcagtaatcaatgcgactaaagataaatgcatggatgagtttatCTCTAGATCTCACAGAggcattagtcctctaatcctggaaatgttcttcaggtgataaaaggccgactttgtaactgtctttttgtggctctgacggttcaggtcagagtccatcactactcccaggtttcaggCCTTATTAGTAGTTTCTaattgtaataactgaagctgtgtgttgactctagaaagataataacttcagttttgtttctgttaagttggagaaagttatggcacatcctcacatttatctgttctaggCATCtcttcagtgattggatgggttcagagtcatgaaatgaacaaattttCTACAGTTTGTACTAAAGTGAATGAAGTGGTACCTATTTTATCCCATATCGGCAGAGTAAAGCAGCTGTCGCCCAGCAGAACGAGGTCTCCATGCCTCTGGAAGCTCCGAGGAAGATCGCTCCTCATctcctccatccatctttcaCCCCGATACTCTAACAACTCCTGGATCGTTCTCTCCAGTTTATTTCCAGGTTTtctccccttctccttttttgaCTGTGGAGactaaagagagaaaaatagagATGTTAAACACCTTAAAGCtccagtatgtaacttttataaaacaaatttaaaaaaatatatttttgttgaaattgtcaccTTGTCGTGACAGTTTCATGAGACAGAATCTGTCAAAAcgttgagctcctctgccttctcccagtgttcctagtgctaactagaaacaaccagtcagagtcAGCAGGCAGGGCttattgctgtcaatcatcctctaTGTGGCGCTGCTCGTCCCCTCCCACTTCTTGCTTACTATGCCATAGCTAGCACAGCCTGTTGTAAATGCTAGGCTATTTAGGATAACCACCTAACCACCGATGACATTGAATAAATgcttttcctgtaatggtaatctgtttctttctgaaaactaacctttcagcaagaaatctgagctttttttaggtcaataattgcttaatattgattaaaaagtattagttctactagcagattatttcactaataaaacattttctccatgttataagtgaaataatctgtcagtgaaactagcactttttaaaatcaatgttaaggaattatttacttaaaacaagcttatatttcttgctgaaaatgtacttgtaaattagttttgttttatttcagatcttctaagatatttgcactggaaaataaaccaaaaatacttggtcatattttgtggttttgcagtgtgtCTGACTGGGGAGCTctcaatttagaaaaaaatttaaattaatgtattGTCTTTATAATGAAGCACAGAGAGTAACGAGTGATAATGCCTTTCTGCATCAACAGCATCACAACTGTAAACCAAAACAGTGGCAAAAATGTCCATGTATAATCACATAATGAAGCACAGAGGCGGAAGTGCTTAGATCCAAAATAACTTTGGACCAACCAAAATACTTGATTACAAGACATGACAAAAGaaggtttctttaaaaacactcaGCTCCTTTTATTCAAACAGAATAAGTTATATTTGGCGCCCTATTCCATTTAATCAATGTTGTTAGGCTTTATGCTTGCAGCCATaggatcaataaaataaattttgtagCGGGTGtgcaaatattaattttaagttttttaaactttgcagTTAACTGCCTTCCATCTGATCGCATTGATACTAAACACAACAGAAATCCTAACATTTAAATAAGGGACTGAAGGTGGTGGCAGCTACCTGACTCCAGGTGAAGTCACAAACAACTGGAGTCAAAGTGTTTCTGAGAGACTGCAGATCCAGCTGTGAGGCGCAGGATGGTGAAACAGGAAGGAGAACGGTCCCGTCTGGTTGTTTAACCAAGCTAAAACTCTGGTCCAACATCCCCCTGGACTGGAGATACATcctgtataaaaataaaaaataaacaaagtgttttttaaaaacacaataaacttCTGACGCTCTACCAGTTCCTCCCTGCTACCTGCTAGCTTACTAAGCTAACAGCTTTCGCTGTAAACAGATCATTACCTGAACTGCTGTGCCTGACAACAAGCCACACGAAGACAAGGTACGCCATCCATTTATGAGCAGCTGAATAAATGCTTTGGATTTACTTTACATGtcttattatttagaaaaacgCTACATGCAGCCAATGGGGTACCTGCCATTGATCAAGCTTTTGTTTCCAGTCGGACTGTTGTGAAGGACGGACAAACTGCTTGTTATTAGCTATTAGCTGGCCCCATGTttagctgctttgcaaatgttaTATTTGATCAATTCAAGCTTTATTTGTCTACTTTTGGGACGGAGAACaaaactgagaataaattacacaaagaaGTTGAAACAGCAAGAAGTAATTCCCAAAATAGACAATTTCTCGCTAATGTCGGTAGATGGCGACAAAGTGTTGTTT
This genomic interval carries:
- the tyw2 gene encoding tRNA wybutosine-synthesizing protein 2 homolog, which encodes MDGVPCLRVACCQAQQFRMYLQSRGMLDQSFSLVKQPDGTVLLPVSPSCASQLDLQSLRNTLTPVVCDFTWSQSPQSKKEKGRKPGNKLERTIQELLEYRGERWMEEMRSDLPRSFQRHGDLVLLGDSCFTLPIWDKIGDQLWSAVTKELRVKRLAKMSRISRDDRFRSPVVTMLLGDNSWVKHVDNGISYEFDVTRCMFSAGNISEKLRVAGFDCSGETVVDLYAGIGYFTLPYLVHAKASHVHACEWNPDAVAALQKNLEVNGVSERCTIHQGDSRQVQLCNIADRVNLGLIPSSEEGWPVACRLLKKTTGGVLHIHQNVTSPLPNAAAGDAAPQNVSAKNADREVWRAWASDTANRITSLFMDLTGASWEINIQHIEHVKSYAPHVHHVVLDLGCRPS